From Thermodesulfobacteriota bacterium, a single genomic window includes:
- a CDS encoding sigma-70 family RNA polymerase sigma factor, translating into MLKKEQTAAIWSEFSGQIRRHLLGKVRNESDADDLMQEVFVKVHRHAGELRDRDKLAPWIRRIVSNTVIDYYRKGGAPEVELDEEKTALGEDDGDDALACAVKCLKVFVSRLPDKYRDALLLADVEGERQKEAALRMGISYSGFKSRVQRGRAMIKDMFLGCCVDSLDADGNLNPRFSPRDDCPICSAEDESARN; encoded by the coding sequence ATGCTTAAAAAGGAACAGACGGCGGCTATCTGGAGCGAATTCTCCGGGCAGATCAGAAGACACCTTCTCGGCAAGGTCCGGAACGAATCCGACGCGGACGACCTCATGCAGGAGGTGTTCGTGAAGGTCCACCGTCACGCGGGCGAGCTCAGGGACAGGGACAAGCTCGCGCCGTGGATAAGAAGGATCGTCTCGAACACCGTTATCGACTATTACAGGAAAGGCGGCGCTCCCGAAGTCGAGCTCGACGAGGAAAAGACCGCCCTCGGCGAAGACGATGGCGACGACGCGCTCGCCTGCGCCGTGAAATGCCTCAAGGTGTTCGTCTCGCGGCTGCCGGATAAATACAGGGACGCGCTCCTCCTCGCCGACGTCGAGGGCGAAAGGCAGAAGGAAGCGGCGCTCAGGATGGGAATCTCCTACTCCGGGTTCAAGTCGCGCGTCCAGCGCGGCCGTGCCATGATTAAGGATATGTTCCTCGGCTGCTGCGTCGATTCGCTGGATGCGGACGGCAACCTGAACCCGCGCTTCAGCCCGCGCGACGACTGCCCCATCTGCAGCGCCGAAGACGAATCGGCCAGAAACTGA
- a CDS encoding Hint domain-containing protein: MADKEFIDKVNPERREFLEKLTKGAFVVPAVLSVMMLNQKLSLTTANAQSNITICLTPGALIATPNGDIRVMDLRPGMPVYSMDLEGNRVAVPVVMASRVTAPDTHVVCRVVLEDGRELYVSGIHPTADGRAIDDLVPGDGLDGSTVVSVERAAYTGGYTFDLLPGGDTGHYWANGILIGSTLSPEAGFYTFEPAERGQGAHAEGV, from the coding sequence ATGGCAGATAAGGAGTTTATCGACAAGGTCAATCCCGAGAGGCGCGAGTTCCTGGAGAAGCTCACGAAGGGCGCTTTCGTTGTTCCCGCCGTGCTGTCCGTGATGATGCTCAACCAGAAGCTGAGCCTCACGACGGCAAACGCACAGAGTAATATCACGATCTGTCTCACGCCGGGCGCGCTGATAGCCACCCCGAACGGCGATATCAGGGTCATGGACCTGAGGCCCGGCATGCCGGTTTATTCCATGGACCTCGAAGGGAACCGCGTGGCAGTCCCCGTAGTCATGGCGTCCAGGGTTACAGCCCCTGACACGCACGTCGTCTGCCGCGTCGTTCTCGAGGACGGGCGCGAGCTATACGTTTCGGGCATACACCCGACGGCGGACGGAAGGGCGATAGACGACCTCGTCCCGGGCGACGGGCTCGACGGGTCCACGGTCGTATCCGTCGAAAGGGCCGCATACACAGGCGGCTACACGTTCGACCTCCTTCCCGGTGGCGATACCGGCCATTACTGGGCGAACGGTATTCTCATCGGCAGCACCCTCTCGCCGGAAGCCGGCTTTTACACGTTCGAGCCGGCGGAGCGCGGGCAGGGGGCGCACGCCGAAGGCGTTTAA
- a CDS encoding M64 family metallopeptidase — protein sequence MRWDKSLRLDFRFQNANVVLTSQTPVGIIPPPSDPLEWLDGYTGYYVRLTDDDGRVFYVQTLRDPFRSEAETYGDDESSPLDYAILKEPEVEFSILVPDPGFTFTLEIVNNPLQPEIPVYRLARQSFTFTIDPAELIFPPMVVSREVEHGAVLGVEKLVDHGPDDKCWTICILAEGYRADEMPKFVSDAAGFIDRFKSFGPFDEFWHRTNVYIVKVSSTDSGADLPAQCQDGAPPVSVNTYFNASFCGAVGNKRLLVVDQQTAKKVWDNFAPQAHVTFAMVNSPIYGGSGGNVPVFSTNGSAALIGLHELGHSFFKLADEYETPYINDNPDNYPNLTSRTQLADIKWKDLIAPGTPIPTSRNACAGDPFAHPVPDGTVGLFEGGLYQTCNVFRPEKNCLMRTLTKPGFCAVCTRVIRTKLSLLLGPDTLNV from the coding sequence ATGAGATGGGACAAGAGCCTCAGGCTCGATTTCAGGTTTCAAAACGCCAACGTCGTGCTGACATCGCAAACCCCAGTCGGCATCATCCCTCCCCCGTCCGACCCGCTCGAATGGCTCGACGGCTACACGGGATATTACGTGCGGCTCACCGACGACGACGGCCGCGTCTTCTACGTCCAGACACTCCGCGACCCGTTCCGCTCCGAGGCCGAAACGTACGGCGACGACGAATCGAGCCCGCTCGATTACGCGATCCTGAAAGAGCCCGAAGTCGAATTCTCCATACTCGTTCCCGACCCGGGTTTTACGTTCACCCTCGAAATCGTAAACAACCCGCTCCAGCCCGAGATACCAGTCTACAGGCTCGCGCGGCAGTCGTTCACGTTCACAATCGACCCTGCGGAGCTCATATTCCCGCCCATGGTCGTATCGCGCGAAGTGGAGCACGGCGCGGTACTGGGCGTGGAAAAATTAGTAGACCACGGCCCGGACGACAAATGCTGGACGATCTGCATACTGGCCGAGGGCTACCGCGCCGACGAGATGCCGAAATTCGTTTCCGACGCCGCGGGGTTCATCGACAGATTCAAATCGTTTGGGCCTTTCGACGAGTTCTGGCACAGGACAAACGTCTATATAGTCAAGGTATCCTCGACGGACAGCGGGGCCGATCTCCCTGCGCAGTGCCAGGACGGCGCGCCGCCCGTAAGCGTTAATACATATTTCAACGCCAGCTTCTGCGGCGCCGTCGGCAACAAGCGACTACTGGTCGTCGATCAGCAAACGGCGAAAAAGGTCTGGGACAACTTCGCCCCCCAGGCGCACGTCACCTTCGCCATGGTGAACAGCCCGATATACGGCGGCTCGGGCGGCAACGTCCCGGTGTTTTCGACCAACGGCTCGGCCGCGCTCATCGGCTTACACGAGCTCGGTCACAGCTTCTTCAAGCTCGCCGACGAATACGAGACGCCTTACATAAACGACAATCCCGATAACTACCCGAACCTCACGAGCAGGACGCAGCTCGCGGACATAAAATGGAAGGACCTGATCGCTCCCGGAACGCCGATCCCGACTTCGAGAAACGCCTGCGCCGGCGATCCCTTCGCCCACCCCGTGCCCGACGGCACGGTCGGCCTCTTCGAAGGCGGGCTATACCAGACGTGTAACGTCTTCCGCCCGGAGAAGAACTGCCTCATGCGCACGCTGACCAAACCCGGCTTCTGCGCCGTCTGCACACGCGTCATCCGCACGAAACTCTCCCTCCTCCTCGGCCCCGACACGCTGAACGTTTAG
- a CDS encoding methyltransferase domain-containing protein, translating into MAREEKKVDYALSDTENEKKRLREQSRIIIETTRRVFALAGIEPGMRVLELGTGAGDVTILLSEMVGPTGEVVSLEKNPAIQESARKRIEAEGRGNVEFVCCDIASAEPEGVFDALAGRAVLMYIPSPEKALAKLLKSVRSGGVVAFQEVDFTVRPQVIPPMPLMQKAWDLLYAAMEKSGTEMQMGFKLLPVFKRAGLPEPMMHMDAFIGGQASGGIDWFVSTIRSLVPMMEKLGIATAAEVDVDTLKDRLIGEYFAAGVRDGLGMSNTWISAWARKG; encoded by the coding sequence ATGGCACGGGAAGAGAAGAAGGTAGATTACGCACTCAGCGACACGGAGAACGAGAAGAAGCGGCTCCGGGAGCAGTCGAGGATCATTATCGAGACGACGCGGAGGGTGTTCGCCCTGGCCGGCATCGAGCCGGGGATGCGTGTGCTCGAGCTCGGTACCGGGGCGGGGGACGTGACGATCCTCCTTTCGGAGATGGTAGGCCCCACGGGCGAGGTGGTCAGCCTCGAGAAGAACCCCGCGATACAGGAGTCGGCGCGGAAGCGTATCGAGGCCGAGGGGCGCGGGAACGTCGAGTTCGTCTGCTGCGACATAGCATCTGCCGAGCCCGAGGGCGTCTTCGACGCGCTCGCAGGGCGGGCCGTTTTGATGTACATCCCCTCGCCGGAGAAGGCGCTAGCGAAGCTGCTGAAGTCCGTACGCAGCGGGGGTGTGGTCGCGTTCCAGGAGGTCGATTTCACGGTGCGCCCGCAGGTGATCCCGCCGATGCCGCTCATGCAGAAAGCGTGGGATCTCCTCTATGCCGCCATGGAAAAGTCGGGCACGGAGATGCAGATGGGGTTCAAGCTCCTGCCTGTCTTCAAGAGGGCGGGTCTGCCCGAGCCCATGATGCACATGGACGCCTTTATCGGGGGGCAGGCCTCGGGCGGTATAGACTGGTTCGTCAGCACCATAAGGAGCCTCGTGCCGATGATGGAGAAGCTCGGCATAGCGACGGCGGCCGAGGTGGACGTCGATACGCTCAAGGACAGGCTCATCGGGGAGTACTTCGCGGCCGGCGTCAGGGACGGGCTCGGCATGTCGAACACGTGGATAAGCGCGTGGGCGCGGAAGGGGTGA
- a CDS encoding IPTL-CTERM sorting domain-containing protein, whose protein sequence is MPGKFAISFLIAFFCFAAGAFAQPFAYIANNDGSSISVIDVSTNTVVDTIATGERPSGTAVSPDGAFVYVALQTPNEVIAIDVSLNEIVATVPAGDSPTGIDITPDGRFLYVANTGSDNVSVISVASYSVVDTIPFLDSPVGVVVSPDGGSVYVTCYETNSISVISTASNTVTATIGPTNGPFGLDIGPDGAFLYVANEAADNVLVISTAANTIVDAIPVGITPVALVVSPAGGRVYVANAISNTVSVIRTADNSVIDEIPVGSGPIGIDVTSDGRFVYVSNAESNSVSVIRTADNTVVDIVPVGALPSSFGKFITPGGSGPVSSIPTLGEWGLIALSALFGLSAMFAIRKRRNAAAQAGTSFH, encoded by the coding sequence ATGCCCGGGAAATTCGCCATCTCATTCTTGATTGCCTTTTTCTGCTTCGCCGCAGGTGCTTTCGCGCAGCCCTTCGCCTATATAGCCAACAACGACGGCTCCTCGATCTCGGTGATCGACGTTAGCACGAATACCGTCGTCGATACGATCGCTACCGGCGAGCGGCCTTCGGGCACTGCAGTCTCCCCCGACGGCGCTTTCGTCTACGTCGCTCTTCAGACACCGAACGAGGTAATCGCCATAGACGTCTCGCTGAACGAGATCGTGGCTACCGTTCCCGCCGGAGACTCCCCGACGGGAATCGACATAACACCCGACGGCAGGTTCCTCTACGTCGCGAACACGGGTTCCGACAACGTATCCGTTATAAGCGTCGCGTCGTACAGCGTCGTGGACACAATACCCTTCCTCGACTCGCCCGTCGGCGTCGTGGTATCGCCCGACGGCGGCTCGGTTTACGTTACCTGCTATGAAACAAACTCCATCTCCGTGATAAGCACGGCGTCGAACACCGTCACTGCAACTATAGGCCCGACGAACGGGCCCTTCGGCCTGGATATCGGCCCCGACGGCGCTTTCTTATACGTGGCGAACGAAGCCGCCGACAACGTGCTCGTCATAAGCACCGCGGCGAATACGATCGTCGACGCCATACCCGTCGGAATCACGCCGGTAGCCCTTGTTGTATCGCCCGCCGGCGGCCGCGTCTACGTAGCCAACGCTATTTCCAACACCGTGTCGGTCATACGGACCGCCGACAACTCCGTCATCGACGAAATACCCGTAGGCAGCGGACCGATCGGTATAGACGTAACGTCTGACGGGAGGTTCGTCTACGTCTCCAACGCCGAATCGAACTCGGTCTCCGTCATAAGAACCGCGGACAATACCGTCGTCGATATAGTGCCCGTAGGGGCCTTGCCCTCGTCGTTCGGCAAGTTCATAACCCCGGGCGGATCCGGCCCCGTCTCTTCCATACCCACGCTCGGCGAATGGGGGTTGATAGCCCTCTCGGCGCTCTTCGGTCTGTCCGCCATGTTCGCGATCAGGAAGAGAAGAAACGCGGCGGCACAGGCGGGCACAAGTTTCCATTGA
- a CDS encoding glycosyltransferase → MSGKLISAAMIVRNEERFLEGCLESLRSVVDEVVVVDTGSSDTSKDIALSYGARVFDFPWNGSFADARNEAIGRSEGRWILYIDADERFVSGGRAAVEAELSRPGYAAHTVKFHPITGYTSYREYRIFLNDPRIRFEGVIHESMVAGMNDAAEEDGLAIGDSPFSIIHTGYDGELTHKHERNLPLLIKQIENDPERMYLRWQLGVAMKGLGDARGAERAWTEALRMTRAKDISNVTHEDSHVYYEMICLLAERGGDIGPLLEEALSLFPDNYLFIWTRARALVREGRFEEAAPVFESLLSIDPDTLTGPLAYNAGIFGELSHEPLAGCYFKLGRLAESEAHYARALGLDPDNTEYKTKLMFVRAMLGRAKATS, encoded by the coding sequence TTGAGCGGCAAGTTGATAAGCGCGGCGATGATAGTGCGTAACGAGGAGAGGTTCCTCGAAGGATGCCTCGAGTCGCTCCGGAGCGTCGTAGACGAAGTGGTAGTGGTGGATACCGGCTCTTCGGACACGTCGAAAGACATAGCGCTTTCCTACGGCGCCCGGGTGTTCGATTTCCCCTGGAACGGCAGCTTCGCCGACGCGCGCAACGAGGCCATCGGGCGCTCGGAAGGCAGGTGGATCCTCTACATCGACGCCGACGAAAGGTTCGTCTCCGGCGGGAGGGCCGCGGTCGAGGCCGAGCTGTCCCGCCCCGGATACGCGGCGCACACCGTAAAATTCCATCCCATAACGGGCTACACGTCGTACAGGGAATACAGGATATTTCTCAACGATCCGCGCATAAGGTTCGAGGGAGTGATACACGAATCCATGGTCGCGGGAATGAACGATGCGGCCGAGGAGGACGGGCTCGCCATAGGCGACAGCCCGTTCTCGATAATACACACGGGCTACGACGGCGAGCTCACGCACAAGCACGAGAGGAACCTCCCGCTCCTTATAAAACAGATAGAAAACGACCCGGAGCGGATGTATCTCAGGTGGCAGCTCGGGGTCGCCATGAAGGGGCTCGGCGACGCCCGGGGGGCCGAGAGGGCGTGGACCGAGGCGCTCCGGATGACGCGCGCGAAGGATATTTCTAACGTGACGCACGAGGACAGCCACGTTTATTACGAGATGATATGCCTCCTCGCCGAGAGGGGCGGGGACATCGGCCCGCTGCTCGAAGAGGCGCTTTCGCTCTTTCCTGACAACTACCTCTTCATATGGACGCGCGCCAGGGCGCTCGTGCGCGAGGGCCGGTTCGAGGAGGCGGCCCCGGTATTCGAATCGCTGCTGTCGATAGACCCCGATACGCTCACGGGCCCTCTCGCCTACAACGCCGGCATATTCGGCGAGCTCTCGCACGAGCCGCTGGCCGGGTGTTACTTCAAACTCGGGAGGCTCGCC
- a CDS encoding PqqD family protein, with translation MNEFPKIAEGLEINEVEDGYVIYQSEKDKVHYLNKTAVLVLEACTGGNSTAEIGDIVKTAYGLPEVPEKEVADCLKTLFDEELIK, from the coding sequence ATGAACGAATTTCCGAAAATCGCCGAGGGCCTCGAAATCAACGAAGTCGAGGACGGGTACGTCATATACCAGAGCGAAAAAGACAAGGTGCACTACCTTAATAAAACCGCCGTGCTCGTGCTCGAAGCGTGCACGGGCGGGAATTCCACGGCCGAGATAGGCGATATAGTAAAGACCGCTTACGGCCTTCCCGAGGTGCCGGAGAAGGAAGTCGCCGACTGCCTCAAGACACTCTTCGACGAGGAACTGATTAAATAA